A stretch of Helicobacter pylori DNA encodes these proteins:
- the ureE gene encoding urease accessory protein UreE, with the protein MIIERLMGNLRDLNPLDFSVDHVDLEWFETRKKIARFKTRQGKDIAIRLKDAPRLGLSQGDILFKEEKEIIAVNILDSEVIHIQAKSVAEVAKICYEIGNRHAALYYGESQFEFKTPFEKPTLALLEKLGVQNRVLSSKLDSKERLTVSMPHSEPNFKVSLASDFKVVMK; encoded by the coding sequence ATGATCATAGAGCGTTTAATGGGCAATCTAAGGGATTTAAACCCCTTGGATTTCAGCGTGGATCATGTGGATTTAGAATGGTTTGAAACGAGGAAAAAAATCGCTCGCTTTAAAACCAGGCAAGGCAAAGACATAGCCATACGCCTTAAAGACGCTCCCAGGTTGGGTCTCTCTCAAGGGGATATTTTATTTAAAGAAGAGAAGGAAATTATCGCCGTTAATATCTTGGATTCTGAAGTCATTCACATCCAAGCCAAGAGCGTGGCTGAAGTAGCGAAAATATGCTACGAAATAGGGAACCGCCATGCGGCTTTATACTATGGCGAGTCTCAATTTGAATTTAAAACACCATTTGAAAAGCCCACGCTAGCGTTATTAGAAAAGCTAGGGGTTCAAAATCGTGTTTTAAGTTCAAAACTGGATTCCAAAGAACGCTTAACCGTGAGCATGCCCCATAGTGAGCCTAATTTTAAGGTCTCACTAGCGAGCGATTTTAAAGTGGTCATGAAATAG
- the glmM gene encoding phosphoglucosamine mutase: MKIFGTDGVRGKAGVKLTPMFVMRLGIATGLYFKKHSKTNKILIGKDTRKSGYMVENALVSALTSIGYNVIQIGPMPTPAIAFLTEDMRCDAGIMISASHNPFEDNGIKFFNSYGYKLKEEEEKAIEEIFHDEELLHSSYKVGESVGSAKRIDDVIGRYIVHLKHSFPKHLNLQSLRIVLDTANGAAYKVAPVVFSELGADVLVINDEPNGCNINEQCGALHPNQLSQEVKKYRADLGFAFDGDADRLVVVDNLGNIVHGDKLLGVLGVYQKSKNALSSQAIVATNMSNLALKEYLKSQDLELKHCAIGDKFVSECMQLNKANFGGEQSGHIIFSDYAKTGDGLVCALQVSALVLESKLVSSVALNPFELYPQSLVNLNIQKKPPLESLKGYSALLKELDQLEIRHLIRYSGTENKLRILLEAKDEKLLESKMQELKEFFEGHLC, encoded by the coding sequence ATGAAAATTTTTGGGACTGATGGCGTGAGGGGTAAAGCAGGGGTGAAACTCACCCCCATGTTTGTGATGCGTTTGGGCATTGCGACCGGGTTGTATTTTAAAAAACATTCTAAAACAAATAAGATCTTAATTGGTAAAGACACCAGAAAAAGCGGCTATATGGTAGAAAACGCTTTAGTGAGCGCTTTAACTTCCATAGGCTATAATGTGATTCAAATAGGGCCTATGCCTACCCCTGCGATTGCGTTTTTAACCGAAGACATGCGCTGTGATGCGGGTATTATGATAAGCGCAAGCCACAACCCTTTTGAAGATAATGGCATTAAGTTTTTCAATTCTTATGGTTATAAGCTTAAAGAAGAAGAAGAAAAAGCGATTGAAGAAATCTTTCATGATGAAGAATTACTGCATTCTAGCTATAAAGTGGGCGAGAGCGTCGGTAGCGCTAAAAGGATAGACGATGTCATAGGGCGCTATATCGTGCATTTAAAACACTCTTTCCCCAAACATTTGAATTTACAGAGTTTAAGGATCGTGCTAGATACCGCTAATGGCGCGGCTTATAAGGTGGCTCCGGTAGTTTTTAGCGAGCTTGGGGCTGATGTTTTAGTGATTAATGATGAGCCTAACGGGTGTAATATTAATGAACAATGCGGGGCTTTACACCCTAACCAACTGAGCCAGGAAGTGAAAAAATACCGCGCGGATTTGGGCTTTGCTTTTGATGGCGATGCTGACAGGCTAGTGGTGGTGGATAATTTAGGGAATATCGTGCATGGGGACAAGCTTTTAGGGGTGTTAGGGGTTTATCAAAAATCTAAAAACGCCCTTTCTTCTCAAGCGATTGTCGCCACAAACATGAGCAATTTAGCCCTTAAAGAATATTTAAAATCCCAAGATTTGGAATTGAAGCATTGCGCGATTGGGGATAAGTTTGTGAGCGAATGCATGCAATTGAATAAAGCCAATTTTGGAGGCGAGCAAAGCGGGCATATCATTTTTAGCGATTACGCTAAAACCGGCGATGGTTTGGTGTGCGCTTTGCAAGTGAGCGCGTTAGTGCTAGAAAGTAAGCTTGTGAGCTCTGTTGCGTTAAACCCCTTTGAACTATACCCCCAAAGCCTAGTGAATTTGAATATCCAAAAAAAGCCCCCTTTAGAAAGCCTGAAAGGTTATAGCGCTCTTTTAAAAGAATTAGACCAACTAGAGATCCGCCATTTGATCCGTTATAGCGGCACTGAAAACAAATTACGAATCCTTTTAGAAGCTAAAGACGAAAAACTTTTAGAATCCAAAATGCAAGAATTAAAAGAATTTTTTGAAGGGCATTTGTGCTAA
- a CDS encoding urease accessory protein UreF has translation MDKGKSVKSTKKSVAMPPKTPKTDNNVNSHVDNEFLILQVNDAVFPIGSYTHSFGLETYIQQKKVTNKESALEYLKANLSSQFLYTEMLSLKLTYESTLQQDLKKILGVEEVIMLSTSPMELRLANQKLGNRFIKTLQAMNELDMGAFFNAYAQTTKDPTHATSYGVFAASLNMELKKALRHYLYAQTSNMVINCVKSVPLSQNDGQKILLSLQSPFNQLIEKTLELDESHLCAASVQNDIKAMQHESLYSRLYMS, from the coding sequence ATGGATAAAGGAAAGAGCGTGAAAAGCACTAAAAAAAGCGTGGCTATGCCCCCAAAAACCCCAAAGACAGACAATAATGTCAATAGTCATGTAGATAATGAATTTCTGATTCTGCAAGTCAATGATGCGGTGTTCCCCATTGGATCTTACACGCATTCTTTTGGGCTAGAAACTTACATCCAACAAAAAAAGGTTACCAACAAAGAAAGTGCTTTAGAATATTTAAAAGCCAATCTCTCTAGCCAGTTCCTTTACACGGAAATGCTGAGTTTGAAATTAACCTATGAAAGCACCCTCCAACAAGATTTAAAAAAAATTTTAGGGGTTGAAGAAGTTATTATGCTATCCACAAGCCCCATGGAATTACGATTAGCCAATCAAAAGCTAGGCAATCGTTTCATTAAAACCTTACAAGCCATGAATGAATTAGACATGGGTGCATTTTTTAACGCTTACGCTCAAACAACCAAAGATCCCACCCATGCCACTAGCTATGGCGTTTTTGCGGCGAGTTTGAATATGGAATTGAAAAAGGCTTTAAGGCATTATCTTTATGCGCAAACTTCTAACATGGTGATCAACTGCGTTAAAAGCGTCCCCTTATCCCAAAACGACGGGCAAAAAATCTTATTGAGCTTGCAAAGCCCTTTTAACCAGCTCATAGAAAAAACCCTAGAATTAGATGAAAGCCACTTGTGCGCGGCAAGCGTTCAAAACGACATTAAGGCGATGCAGCATGAGAGTTTATACTCGCGCCTTTATATGTCTTGA
- the lspA gene encoding signal peptidase II: MLNTTKKSLLVFIGVFSLIFGVDQAIKHAILEGFRYESLVIDIVLVFNKGVAFSLLSFLEGGLKYLQILLILGLFIFLMRQKGLFKNHAIEFGMVFGAGVSNVLDRFVHGGVVDYVYYHYGFDFAIFNFADVMIDVGVGVLLLRQFFFKQKQNKIKA; this comes from the coding sequence GTGCTAAACACCACTAAAAAAAGCCTGTTGGTTTTTATAGGGGTTTTTTCCCTTATTTTTGGCGTGGATCAAGCGATTAAACACGCTATTTTAGAGGGGTTTCGCTATGAAAGTTTGGTTATAGATATTGTTTTGGTGTTCAATAAAGGCGTGGCGTTTTCCTTGCTCAGTTTTTTAGAGGGAGGTTTGAAATACTTGCAAATCCTTTTGATTTTAGGGCTTTTTATCTTTTTAATGCGCCAAAAGGGGCTTTTTAAAAACCATGCGATAGAGTTTGGCATGGTGTTTGGCGCTGGGGTTTCTAATGTTTTAGACCGGTTTGTGCATGGGGGCGTGGTGGATTATGTGTATTATCATTATGGCTTTGATTTTGCCATTTTTAACTTCGCTGATGTCATGATAGATGTGGGCGTGGGCGTTTTATTGTTAAGACAATTCTTTTTTAAGCAAAAACAAAACAAAATTAAGGCATAA
- the ureB gene encoding urease subunit beta — protein MKKISRKEYVSMYGPTTGDKVRLGDTDLIAEVEHDYTIYGEELKFGGGKTLREGMSQSNNPSKEELDLIITNALIVDYTGIYKADIGIKDGKIAGIGKGGNKDMQDGVKNNLSVGPATEALAGEGLIVTAGGIDTHIHFISPQQIPTAFASGVTTMIGGGTGPADGTNATTITPGRRNLKWMLRAAEEYSMNLGFLAKGNASNDASLADQIEAGAIGFKIHEDWGTTPSAINHALDVADKYDVQVAIHTDTLNEAGCVEDTMAAIAGRTMHTFHTEGAGGGHAPDIIKVAGEHNILPASTNPTIPFTVNTEAEHMDMLMVCHHLDKSIKEDVQFADSRIRPQTIAAEDTLHDMGIFSITSSDSQAMGRVGEVITRTWQTADKNKKEFGRLKEEKGDNDNFRIKRYLSKYTINPAIAHGISEYVGSVEVGKVADLVLWSPAFFGVKPNMIIKGGFIALSQMGDANASIPTPQPVYYREMFAHHGKAKYDANITFVSQAAYDKGIKEELGLERQVLPVKNCRNITKKDMQFNDTTAHIEVNPETYHVFVDGKEVTSKPANKVSLAQLFSIF, from the coding sequence ATGAAAAAGATTAGCAGAAAAGAATATGTTTCTATGTATGGCCCTACTACAGGCGATAAAGTGAGATTGGGCGATACAGACTTGATCGCTGAAGTAGAACATGACTACACCATTTATGGCGAAGAGCTTAAATTCGGCGGCGGTAAAACCCTAAGAGAAGGCATGAGCCAATCTAACAACCCCAGCAAAGAAGAACTGGATCTAATCATCACTAACGCTTTAATCGTGGATTACACCGGTATTTATAAAGCGGATATTGGTATTAAAGATGGCAAAATCGCTGGCATCGGTAAAGGCGGTAACAAAGACATGCAAGATGGCGTTAAAAACAATCTTAGCGTGGGCCCTGCTACCGAAGCCTTAGCCGGTGAAGGCTTGATCGTAACGGCTGGTGGTATTGACACACACATCCACTTCATTTCACCCCAACAAATCCCTACAGCTTTTGCAAGCGGTGTAACAACCATGATTGGTGGCGGAACCGGTCCTGCTGATGGCACTAATGCGACTACTATCACTCCAGGTAGAAGAAACTTAAAATGGATGCTCAGAGCGGCTGAAGAATATTCTATGAACTTAGGTTTCTTGGCTAAAGGTAACGCTTCTAACGATGCGAGCTTAGCCGATCAAATTGAAGCCGGTGCGATTGGCTTTAAAATCCACGAAGACTGGGGCACCACTCCTTCTGCAATCAATCATGCGTTAGATGTTGCGGACAAATACGATGTGCAAGTCGCTATCCACACAGACACTTTGAATGAAGCCGGTTGCGTGGAAGACACTATGGCAGCTATTGCTGGGCGCACTATGCACACTTTCCACACTGAAGGCGCTGGCGGCGGACACGCTCCTGATATTATTAAAGTGGCCGGTGAACACAACATTCTACCCGCTTCCACTAACCCCACTATCCCTTTCACCGTGAATACAGAAGCTGAACACATGGACATGCTTATGGTGTGCCACCACTTGGATAAAAGCATTAAAGAAGATGTTCAGTTCGCTGATTCAAGGATCCGCCCTCAAACCATTGCGGCTGAAGACACTTTGCATGACATGGGGATTTTCTCAATCACCAGTTCTGACTCTCAAGCGATGGGTCGTGTGGGTGAAGTTATCACTAGAACTTGGCAAACAGCTGACAAAAACAAAAAAGAATTTGGCCGCTTGAAAGAAGAAAAAGGCGATAACGACAACTTCAGGATCAAACGCTACTTGTCTAAATACACCATTAACCCAGCGATAGCTCATGGGATTAGCGAGTATGTAGGTTCAGTAGAAGTGGGCAAAGTGGCTGACTTGGTATTGTGGAGTCCAGCATTCTTTGGCGTGAAACCCAACATGATCATCAAAGGCGGATTCATTGCGTTAAGTCAAATGGGCGATGCGAACGCTTCTATCCCTACCCCACAACCGGTTTATTACAGAGAAATGTTCGCTCACCATGGTAAAGCTAAATACGATGCAAACATCACTTTTGTGTCTCAAGCGGCTTATGACAAAGGCATTAAAGAAGAATTGGGGCTTGAAAGACAAGTGTTGCCGGTAAAAAATTGCAGAAACATCACCAAAAAAGACATGCAATTCAACGACACTACCGCTCACATTGAAGTCAATCCTGAAACTTACCATGTGTTCGTGGATGGCAAAGAAGTAACTTCTAAACCAGCCAATAAAGTGAGCTTGGCGCAACTCTTTAGCATTTTCTAG
- the rpsT gene encoding 30S ribosomal protein S20, whose protein sequence is MANHKSAEKRIRQTIKRTERNRFYKTKVKNIIKAVREAVAVNDVAKAQERLKIANKELHKFVSKGILKKNTASRKVSRLNASVKKIALA, encoded by the coding sequence ATGGCAAATCATAAGTCCGCAGAAAAGCGAATCAGACAGACCATTAAAAGAACCGAACGCAACAGGTTCTATAAAACTAAAGTTAAAAATATTATTAAGGCCGTGCGTGAAGCGGTCGCTGTCAATGATGTAGCAAAAGCTCAAGAGCGTTTGAAAATCGCTAATAAAGAGTTGCATAAATTTGTCAGCAAGGGGATTTTAAAGAAAAACACCGCTTCTAGGAAAGTTTCAAGGCTTAACGCTTCAGTGAAAAAAATCGCTCTCGCTTAG
- the ureI gene encoding acid-activated urea channel protein UreI, producing MLGLVLLYVGIVLISNGICGLTKVDPKSTAVMNFFVGGLSIICNIVVITYSALHPTAPVEGAEDIVQVSHHLTSFYGPATGLLFGFTYLYAAINHTFGLDWRPYSWYSLFVAINTVPAAILSHYSDMLDDHKVLGITEGDWWAIIWLAWGVLWLTAFIENILKIPLGKFTPWLAIIEGILTAWIPAWLLFIQHWV from the coding sequence ATGCTAGGACTTGTATTGTTATATGTTGGGATTGTTTTAATCAGCAATGGGATTTGCGGGTTAACCAAAGTCGATCCTAAAAGCACTGCGGTGATGAACTTTTTTGTGGGTGGGCTCTCCATTATTTGTAATATAGTTGTAATCACTTACTCCGCGCTCCACCCTACAGCCCCTGTAGAAGGTGCAGAAGATATTGTTCAAGTATCACACCATTTGACTAGTTTCTATGGGCCAGCGACTGGGTTATTGTTTGGTTTTACCTACTTGTATGCGGCTATCAACCACACTTTTGGTTTGGATTGGAGGCCCTATTCTTGGTATAGCCTATTCGTAGCGATCAACACTGTCCCTGCTGCGATTTTATCCCACTATAGCGATATGCTTGATGACCACAAAGTGTTAGGCATCACTGAAGGCGATTGGTGGGCGATCATTTGGTTGGCTTGGGGTGTTTTGTGGCTTACCGCTTTCATTGAAAACATCTTGAAAATCCCTTTAGGGAAATTCACTCCATGGCTTGCTATCATTGAGGGTATTTTAACCGCTTGGATCCCTGCTTGGTTACTCTTTATCCAACACTGGGTGTGA
- a CDS encoding outer membrane protein, which produces MKKVFLGMALAFSVSMAEKSGAFLGGGFQYSNLENQNTTRTPGANNNTPIDTSMFGSNQTAPAQETQSVINTNNYGQMYGVDAMAGYKWFFGKTKRFGFRSYGYYSYNHANLSFVGSQLGIMEGASQVNNFTYGVGFDALYNFYESKEGYNTAGLFVGFGLGGDSFIVQGESYLKSQMHICNNTAGCSASMNTSYFQMPVEFGFRSNFSKHSGIEVGFKLPLFTNQFYKERGVDGSVDVFYKRNFSIYFNYMINF; this is translated from the coding sequence ATGAAAAAGGTTTTTTTAGGTATGGCATTAGCCTTTAGTGTGTCTATGGCAGAAAAAAGCGGTGCGTTTTTAGGAGGGGGGTTTCAATATTCTAATTTAGAAAACCAAAACACCACCCGCACCCCAGGTGCTAACAATAACACCCCGATAGACACTTCAATGTTTGGCAGCAATCAAACAGCTCCAGCCCAAGAAACGCAAAGCGTGATCAACACCAATAATTACGGGCAAATGTATGGGGTAGATGCGATGGCAGGGTATAAGTGGTTCTTTGGCAAAACCAAACGCTTTGGCTTTAGGTCTTATGGATACTACAGCTATAACCATGCGAATTTAAGCTTTGTGGGGAGCCAGCTTGGAATCATGGAGGGCGCGTCTCAAGTGAATAACTTCACTTATGGCGTGGGCTTTGATGCGCTCTATAACTTCTATGAAAGTAAAGAGGGCTATAACACAGCAGGGTTGTTCGTGGGCTTTGGGTTAGGAGGGGATTCGTTTATCGTTCAAGGAGAGAGCTACTTGAAATCTCAAATGCACATTTGCAACAACACCGCCGGCTGTTCAGCGAGCATGAACACGAGCTATTTCCAAATGCCTGTGGAATTTGGTTTCAGGAGCAATTTTTCTAAACACAGCGGGATTGAAGTGGGCTTTAAATTGCCTTTATTCACCAACCAATTCTATAAAGAAAGAGGCGTAGATGGATCGGTAGATGTGTTCTATAAAAGGAACTTCTCTATCTATTTCAACTACATGATCAACTTCTAA
- the ureA gene encoding urease subunit alpha has product MKLTPKELDKLMLHYAGELAKKRKEKGIKLNYVEAVALISAHIMEEARAGKKTAAELMQEGRTLLKPDDVMDGVASMIHEVGIEAMFPDGTKLVTVHTPIEANGKLVPGELFLKNEDITINEGKKAVSVKVKNVGDRPVQIGSHFHFFEVNRCLDFDREKTFGKRLDIASGTAVRFEPGEEKSVELIDIGGNRRIFGFNALVDRQADNESKKIALHRAKERGFHGAKSDDNYVKTIKE; this is encoded by the coding sequence ATGAAACTCACCCCAAAAGAGTTAGATAAGTTGATGCTCCACTATGCTGGAGAATTGGCTAAAAAACGCAAAGAAAAAGGCATTAAGCTTAACTATGTAGAAGCGGTAGCTCTGATTAGTGCCCATATTATGGAAGAAGCGAGAGCTGGTAAAAAGACTGCGGCTGAATTGATGCAAGAAGGGCGCACTCTTTTAAAACCGGATGATGTGATGGATGGCGTGGCAAGCATGATCCATGAAGTGGGTATTGAAGCGATGTTTCCTGATGGGACTAAACTCGTAACCGTGCATACCCCTATTGAGGCCAATGGTAAATTAGTTCCTGGTGAGTTGTTCTTAAAAAATGAAGACATCACTATCAACGAAGGCAAAAAAGCCGTTAGCGTGAAAGTTAAAAATGTTGGCGACAGACCGGTTCAAATCGGCTCACACTTCCATTTCTTTGAAGTGAATAGATGCTTAGACTTTGACAGAGAAAAAACTTTCGGTAAACGCTTAGACATTGCGAGCGGGACAGCGGTAAGGTTTGAACCTGGCGAAGAAAAATCCGTAGAATTGATTGACATTGGCGGTAACAGAAGAATCTTTGGATTTAACGCATTGGTTGATAGGCAAGCAGACAACGAAAGCAAAAAAATTGCTTTACACAGAGCTAAAGAGCGTGGTTTTCATGGCGCTAAAAGCGATGACAACTATGTAAAAACAATTAAGGAGTAA
- a CDS encoding dentin sialophosphopreproprotein, translating to MKAIKILFIMTLSLNAISVNRALFDLKDSQLKGELTPKIVNFGGYKSSTKEWGATALNYINAANGDAKKFSALVEKMRFNSGILGNFRAHARLRQALKLQKNLKYCLKIIARDSFYSYRTGIYIPLGISLKDQKTAQKMLADLSVVGAYLKKQQENEKAQSPYYRSNNYYNSYYSPYYGMYGMYGMGMYDFYDFYDGMYGFYPNMFFMMQVQDYLMLENYMYALDQEEILDHDASINQLDTPTDDDRDDKDDKSLQQANLMSFYRDPKFSKGIQTNRLNSALVNLDNSRMLKDNSLFHTKAMPTKSVDAITSQAKELNHLVGQIKEMKQDGAIPSKIDSVVNKAMEVRDKLDNNLNQLDNDLKDQKGLSSEQQAQVDKALDSVQQLSHSSDVVGNYLDGSLKIDGDDRDDLNDAMSNPMQQPAQQTPINNMDNTHANDSKDQGGNALINPNNATNDDHNDDHMDTNTTDTGNANDTPTDDKDASGNNTGDMNNADTGNTDTGNTDTGNTDDMSNMNNGNDDAGNANDDMSNGNDMGDDMNNANDMNDDMGNSNDDMGDMGDMNDDMGGDMGDMGDMGGDMGN from the coding sequence ATGAAAGCTATAAAAATACTTTTTATAATGACACTCAGTTTAAACGCTATCAGCGTGAATAGGGCGTTGTTTGACTTAAAAGATTCGCAATTAAAAGGGGAATTAACGCCAAAAATAGTGAATTTTGGGGGTTATAAAAGCAGCACCAAAGAGTGGGGAGCTACTGCTTTAAACTATATCAATGCGGCTAATGGCGATGCGAAAAAATTCAGCGCGCTAGTGGAAAAAATGCGTTTTAACTCCGGCATCTTGGGGAATTTTAGAGCGCATGCGCGTTTAAGGCAAGCCCTAAAATTGCAAAAAAATTTGAAATATTGCCTTAAAATCATCGCTAGGGATTCTTTTTATAGCTACCGCACCGGTATTTATATCCCCTTAGGCATTTCTTTAAAAGATCAAAAAACGGCTCAAAAGATGCTCGCTGATTTGAGTGTGGTAGGGGCGTATCTTAAAAAACAACAAGAGAATGAAAAGGCTCAAAGCCCTTATTACAGGAGTAACAACTATTACAACTCTTACTATAGCCCTTATTATGGTATGTATGGCATGTATGGCATGGGCATGTATGATTTTTATGACTTTTATGATGGCATGTATGGTTTCTACCCTAACATGTTTTTCATGATGCAAGTTCAAGACTACTTGATGTTAGAAAATTACATGTATGCGCTCGATCAAGAAGAGATTTTAGACCATGACGCTTCCATTAACCAACTTGATACGCCTACTGATGATGACAGAGACGATAAAGACGATAAATCCTTACAGCAGGCAAATCTTATGAGCTTTTATCGTGATCCCAAATTCAGCAAAGGCATTCAAACCAACCGCTTGAATAGCGCTTTAGTCAATTTAGACAACAGCCGCATGCTCAAAGACAATTCGCTTTTCCACACTAAAGCCATGCCCACTAAAAGCGTGGATGCGATAACTTCTCAAGCCAAAGAGCTTAACCATTTAGTGGGGCAAATCAAAGAAATGAAGCAAGATGGGGCGATCCCTAGTAAGATTGATTCAGTGGTCAATAAAGCTATGGAAGTGAGAGACAAATTAGACAATAACTTGAACCAACTAGACAACGACTTAAAAGATCAAAAAGGGCTTTCAAGCGAGCAACAAGCCCAAGTGGATAAAGCCCTAGACAGCGTGCAACAATTAAGCCATAGCAGCGATGTGGTGGGGAATTATTTGGACGGGAGTTTGAAAATTGATGGCGATGACAGAGACGATTTGAATGATGCGATGAGTAACCCTATGCAACAACCTGCGCAACAAACGCCTATTAACAACATGGACAACACCCATGCAAATGACAGCAAAGATCAAGGGGGTAACGCACTCATAAACCCTAACAACGCCACCAACGATGATCACAACGATGATCACATGGACACTAACACCACTGACACCGGCAACGCAAACGACACCCCCACTGATGATAAAGATGCTAGCGGCAACAATACCGGCGATATGAATAACGCGGATACCGGCAACACAGACACCGGCAATACGGATACCGGTAACACTGATGATATGAGCAACATGAACAACGGCAACGATGATGCGGGTAACGCTAATGACGACATGAGCAACGGCAACGACATGGGCGATGACATGAACAACGCCAACGATATGAACGATGACATGGGTAATAGCAACGATGACATGGGCGATATGGGGGACATGAACGACGACATGGGTGGCGATATGGGAGACATGGGGGATATGGGTGGCGATATGGGGAATTGA
- the ureG gene encoding urease accessory protein UreG: MVKIGVCGPVGSGKTALIEALTRHMSKDYDMAVITNDIYTKEDAEFMCKNSVMPRERIIGVETGGCPHTAIREDASMNLEAVEEMHGRFPNLELLLIESGGDNLSATFNPELADFTIFVIDVAEGDKIPRKGGPGITRSDLLVINKIDLAPYVGADLKVMERDSKKMRGEKPFIFTNIRAKEGLDDVIAWIKRNALLED; this comes from the coding sequence ATGGTAAAAATTGGAGTTTGTGGTCCTGTAGGAAGCGGTAAAACCGCCTTGATTGAAGCTTTAACGCGCCACATGTCAAAAGATTATGACATGGCGGTCATCACTAATGATATTTACACTAAAGAAGATGCGGAGTTTATGTGTAAAAATTCGGTGATGCCACGAGAGAGGATCATTGGCGTAGAAACAGGAGGCTGTCCGCACACGGCTATTAGAGAAGACGCTTCTATGAATTTAGAAGCTGTAGAAGAAATGCATGGCCGTTTCCCTAATTTGGAACTGCTTTTGATTGAAAGCGGAGGCGATAACCTTTCAGCGACTTTTAACCCAGAGCTAGCGGATTTTACGATTTTTGTGATTGATGTGGCTGAGGGCGATAAAATCCCTAGGAAAGGCGGGCCAGGAATCACGCGTTCAGACTTGCTTGTCATCAATAAAATTGACTTAGCCCCCTATGTGGGAGCGGACTTGAAAGTCATGGAAAGGGATTCTAAAAAGATGCGCGGCGAAAAGCCCTTTATTTTTACGAATATCCGCGCTAAAGAAGGCCTAGACGATGTGATCGCTTGGATCAAGCGCAACGCTTTATTGGAAGATTGA
- the prfA gene encoding peptide chain release factor 1 has product MSILAEKLSSILKRYDELTALLSSAEVVSDIKKLTELSKEQSSIEEISVASKEYLSVLENIKENKELLEDKELSELAKEELKILEIKKSDLETAIKQLLIPKDPNDDKNIYLELRAGTGGDEAGIFVGDLFKAYCRYADLKKWKVEIVSSSENSVGGYKEIIALIKGRGVYSRLKFEAGTHRVQRVPETESQGRIHTSAITVAIMPEVDDVEVSINPNDLKIEVFRAGGHGGQCVNTTDSAVRITHLPTNISVSMQDEKSQHKNKDKALKILKARLYEKQIEEQQLANAKDRKEQVGSGDRSERIRTYNYPQNRLSEHRINLTLYSLEEIMLSGNLDEVINPLIAHAQSQFE; this is encoded by the coding sequence ATGTCTATTCTAGCTGAAAAGCTTTCTTCTATTCTCAAACGATACGACGAACTCACAGCGTTGCTTTCTAGTGCTGAAGTGGTTAGCGATATTAAAAAACTCACCGAATTGAGCAAAGAGCAAAGCTCCATTGAAGAAATCTCTGTAGCGAGTAAAGAGTATTTGAGCGTTTTAGAGAATATCAAAGAAAATAAAGAGCTTTTAGAAGACAAGGAATTGAGCGAACTGGCTAAAGAAGAGTTAAAAATTTTAGAAATCAAAAAAAGCGATCTAGAAACCGCCATTAAGCAACTCCTTATCCCCAAAGATCCTAACGACGATAAAAACATTTATTTAGAATTAAGGGCCGGCACGGGGGGCGATGAAGCGGGCATTTTTGTAGGGGATTTGTTTAAGGCGTATTGCCGTTATGCGGATTTGAAAAAATGGAAAGTAGAGATAGTGAGCTCTAGCGAAAACAGCGTAGGGGGCTATAAAGAAATCATCGCTTTGATTAAGGGTAGGGGCGTGTATTCAAGGCTCAAATTTGAAGCAGGCACGCATCGAGTCCAAAGAGTCCCTGAAACAGAATCTCAAGGGCGCATCCACACTTCCGCTATCACAGTAGCGATCATGCCTGAAGTGGATGATGTGGAAGTTTCTATCAACCCTAACGATTTAAAGATTGAAGTGTTTCGCGCTGGCGGGCATGGGGGGCAATGCGTCAATACCACAGACTCTGCGGTGCGCATCACGCACCTTCCCACTAATATCAGCGTGAGCATGCAAGATGAAAAATCCCAGCATAAAAACAAGGATAAAGCCCTAAAAATCTTAAAAGCGCGCCTTTATGAAAAACAAATTGAAGAGCAGCAACTCGCTAACGCCAAAGACCGAAAGGAGCAAGTGGGTAGTGGGGACAGGAGTGAAAGGATCCGCACTTATAATTACCCGCAAAACCGCTTGAGCGAGCATAGAATCAATTTAACTCTGTATAGTTTAGAAGAAATCATGCTTTCAGGGAATTTAGATGAAGTGATCAACCCTTTAATCGCTCATGCTCAAAGCCAGTTTGAATAG